A DNA window from Dictyoglomus sp. contains the following coding sequences:
- a CDS encoding DUF86 domain-containing protein, whose translation MMILRGYADFKYDYDKFIEELYDLSQISDKKLTAACESLLRRTLEAIFDIGRHILAKSGYVDMGIVDSEIGNKLKEMAGYRKRCGSSLYLNFCQLKA comes from the coding sequence ATGATGATTTTGAGAGGATACGCAGATTTTAAATATGATTATGATAAGTTTATAGAGGAACTCTACGATTTATCGCAAATTTCTGATAAAAAGCTTACAGCTGCTTGTGAAAGCCTCCTTAGAAGAACTTTAGAAGCTATTTTTGACATAGGAAGGCATATACTAGCAAAGAGTGGTTATGTGGATATGGGTATAGTTGATAGCGAAATTGGAAATAAATTGAAAGAGATGGCAGGATATAGAAAAAGATGTGGCAGCAGTTTATATCTAAACTTTTGCCAATTGAAAGCCTAA
- a CDS encoding aldo/keto reductase — protein sequence MKYRRLGRTNIEVFPIAFGGIPIQRIEEEEAVKVVRRAIELGINLIDTARGYRDSEIKIGKALKGIDKKVYISTKSPNRTKDGIYEDVKISLKNLGVEKIDIYHLHGINDKESFNKVFSPDGAYYGLLRAKEEGLIDFIAVSSHSTDLLEELIATDKFDVVQLCYNFIETKVEEKIFPMALEKDIGIIAMKPMGGGVFPNPRLALKFALQKEFVIPDPGMETIEEVEENVKIALELSPLTPEEWEEIEKTKAELGPTFCRRCDYCQPCPQEIPISIIIRADSFIKRLSKDNISSGWFYDAYLKAQNCTRCGNCLPRCPYKLPIPDLIRENVKLVREYLGE from the coding sequence ATGAAATACAGAAGACTTGGCAGAACAAATATTGAAGTTTTTCCTATAGCTTTTGGAGGAATACCCATTCAAAGGATAGAAGAAGAGGAAGCAGTAAAAGTGGTAAGAAGAGCTATAGAGCTTGGGATCAATTTAATTGATACTGCAAGGGGATATAGAGATAGTGAAATTAAAATTGGAAAGGCATTAAAAGGGATTGATAAAAAAGTATATATTTCTACAAAATCTCCCAATAGAACAAAGGATGGAATATACGAAGATGTAAAAATCAGTTTAAAAAATTTAGGGGTAGAAAAGATTGATATTTATCATCTCCATGGAATAAATGATAAAGAAAGCTTTAATAAAGTTTTCTCTCCTGATGGTGCCTATTATGGACTTTTAAGGGCAAAGGAAGAGGGACTTATAGATTTTATTGCAGTATCAAGTCATAGTACCGATCTTTTGGAAGAACTAATTGCGACAGATAAATTCGATGTAGTTCAATTATGTTATAACTTTATAGAAACAAAGGTGGAAGAAAAAATTTTTCCCATGGCTCTTGAAAAAGATATAGGAATCATTGCTATGAAACCTATGGGGGGAGGAGTTTTTCCCAATCCAAGACTTGCCTTAAAATTTGCTTTGCAGAAGGAATTTGTAATTCCAGATCCAGGGATGGAAACTATAGAAGAGGTAGAAGAAAATGTGAAAATTGCTTTAGAGCTTTCTCCATTGACTCCTGAAGAATGGGAGGAGATTGAGAAAACAAAAGCAGAACTTGGGCCTACCTTCTGTAGAAGGTGTGATTATTGTCAGCCTTGTCCCCAAGAAATACCTATTTCAATAATTATTAGGGCAGATTCCTTTATAAAAAGATTATCAAAAGATAATATAAGTAGTGGATGGTTCTATGATGCTTATCTCAAAGCTCAAAATTGTACAAGATGTGGCAATTGTCTTCCAAGATGTCCCTATAAACTTCCCATTCCCGATCTTATAAGAGAAAATGTAAAGCTTGTTAGAGAATATTTAGGGGAGTAA
- a CDS encoding glutamine synthetase family protein: MTRDFPKTKEEVLKFVKEENVKFIEIWFTDILGFLKSFTITPRELEKAFEEGLGFDGSSVRGYTRIEESDMVAFPEPETFAILPWRKDVKAARMFATIKEPDGRPFEGDPRNVLKNVLRKAKEKGFTYYVGPELEFFYLKSSEKPEVLDWGGYFDLIPRDEAIDLRNQTVTMLEEMGIKVEFTHHEVAPSQHEIDFRYQDALTMADIVMTARLVIKEVAYLNGVYATFMPKPIYGQNGSGMHVHMSLFKDGRNAFFDANDKYHLSKTAKGFIAGLLKHAREITLVTNQWVNSYKRLVPGYEAPVYISWAMRNRSDLIRVPLYKPGKEEATRIEYRAPDPACNPYLAFAVLLTAGLEGIEKGYELPEPIEENVYHMSEEEREKRGIKSLPGSLIEAIELAENSEVVKKALGEHVFTNFIENKKIEWNNYRRHVTDFEIETYLPIL, translated from the coding sequence ATGACTAGAGATTTTCCAAAAACTAAAGAAGAAGTATTAAAGTTCGTAAAAGAGGAGAATGTAAAATTTATTGAGATCTGGTTTACAGATATATTGGGATTTCTTAAAAGTTTTACTATAACTCCAAGAGAGCTTGAAAAGGCTTTTGAAGAGGGACTTGGCTTTGATGGCTCTTCGGTAAGGGGATATACAAGAATAGAAGAAAGTGATATGGTAGCTTTTCCTGAGCCAGAAACTTTTGCAATTTTGCCTTGGAGAAAAGATGTAAAAGCAGCAAGAATGTTTGCAACAATCAAAGAGCCTGATGGTAGACCCTTTGAGGGAGATCCTCGGAATGTACTAAAAAATGTACTAAGAAAGGCAAAGGAGAAAGGTTTTACTTACTATGTTGGACCTGAATTAGAGTTCTTTTATTTAAAATCTAGTGAAAAGCCAGAAGTTCTTGATTGGGGAGGATATTTTGACTTAATCCCAAGGGATGAAGCAATAGATTTAAGAAATCAAACAGTAACGATGTTGGAAGAAATGGGCATAAAGGTAGAATTTACCCATCATGAAGTTGCTCCCTCACAACACGAAATAGATTTTAGGTATCAAGATGCTTTAACTATGGCAGATATAGTTATGACTGCAAGATTAGTTATAAAAGAAGTAGCATATTTGAATGGAGTATATGCTACCTTTATGCCAAAGCCAATTTATGGTCAGAATGGTTCAGGTATGCATGTCCACATGAGTTTATTTAAAGATGGTAGAAATGCCTTTTTCGATGCAAATGATAAATACCACTTATCTAAAACAGCAAAAGGGTTTATAGCAGGATTACTTAAACATGCAAGGGAGATAACACTCGTAACAAATCAATGGGTAAATTCTTATAAAAGATTAGTGCCAGGTTATGAGGCACCAGTATACATATCTTGGGCAATGAGGAATAGATCAGATCTTATAAGAGTTCCTCTATATAAACCTGGGAAAGAAGAAGCAACAAGAATAGAATATAGAGCTCCTGATCCTGCATGTAATCCTTATCTTGCTTTTGCAGTACTTTTAACAGCAGGATTAGAAGGAATAGAAAAAGGTTATGAATTACCTGAGCCTATAGAAGAAAACGTGTACCATATGTCAGAAGAGGAAAGAGAAAAAAGAGGAATAAAGAGTCTTCCAGGCAGTCTGATAGAGGCTATAGAATTGGCTGAGAATAGTGAGGTAGTTAAGAAAGCTTTAGGTGAGCATGTATTTACGAATTTTATAGAAAACAAAAAGATTGAATGGAATAATTACCGAAGACATGTTACTGATTTTGAAATAGAAACTTATCTACCTATACTGTAG
- a CDS encoding ammonium transporter, which yields MWVKIRKSFFISLLFTLLLNLAYGEDVKIEDVTVAVDNIWVLLSAFLVFFMQAGFAMVEAGFTRSKNASNIVMKNLMDFAIGSVVFWLIGFGFMFGKDWNGLIGISGFGLLGSFEHLGLTIPLMSFLIFQTVFAGTAATIVSGAMAERTKFIAYCIYSAIISLIIYPVVGHWAWGGGWLSKLGFIDFAGSTVVHSVGGWCALIGAYLLGPRIGKYTKEGKVTAIPGHSITLAALGVFILWFGWFGFNPGSTLSGMNKAIGKIAVNTNIAAAMGANLAMIFTWIKYKKPDVSMTLNGALAGLVAITAGCASVNIWGSALIGGLAGLLVVLSVEYLDQKVKIDDPVGAISVHGVCGAFGTIMVGFLAEETGLLYGGGLKQLIVQVSGVLSVFLWTSVTAYILFSIIKKTVGLRVSEKEEVEGLDIAEHGSVAYGDFVVKSSLVK from the coding sequence ATGTGGGTAAAGATTAGAAAAAGTTTTTTTATTAGTTTGTTATTTACTCTACTATTGAATTTAGCATATGGGGAAGATGTAAAAATTGAAGATGTAACTGTAGCAGTGGATAATATTTGGGTTCTACTTTCAGCTTTTTTAGTGTTTTTTATGCAGGCTGGTTTTGCTATGGTAGAAGCAGGCTTTACTAGATCTAAGAATGCGAGTAATATTGTTATGAAAAACTTGATGGACTTTGCTATAGGCTCTGTTGTTTTCTGGCTTATAGGTTTTGGTTTTATGTTTGGTAAAGATTGGAATGGGTTGATTGGTATATCTGGATTCGGTTTACTTGGTTCTTTTGAACATCTTGGTTTAACTATTCCTTTAATGTCTTTTTTGATTTTTCAAACGGTATTTGCAGGTACTGCTGCAACTATAGTCTCAGGAGCTATGGCAGAGAGAACAAAATTTATAGCTTACTGTATATATAGTGCGATTATTTCTTTAATAATTTATCCCGTAGTGGGCCATTGGGCTTGGGGTGGAGGTTGGCTTTCTAAGCTTGGATTTATAGATTTTGCAGGTTCTACAGTAGTACATTCTGTAGGAGGATGGTGTGCTTTAATAGGAGCATATCTTCTTGGTCCAAGAATAGGAAAATATACTAAGGAGGGTAAGGTAACTGCTATACCCGGGCATAGTATAACTTTAGCAGCTCTTGGTGTTTTTATATTATGGTTTGGATGGTTTGGTTTTAACCCAGGGTCTACTCTTTCAGGGATGAATAAGGCTATAGGTAAAATTGCAGTAAACACTAATATTGCTGCAGCAATGGGAGCAAATCTAGCTATGATTTTTACATGGATAAAGTATAAGAAACCAGATGTAAGTATGACTTTAAATGGAGCCTTAGCAGGACTTGTAGCAATAACAGCAGGTTGTGCTTCTGTAAATATTTGGGGTTCTGCTTTAATCGGAGGATTAGCTGGATTATTAGTAGTACTTTCAGTGGAATATTTGGATCAAAAAGTCAAGATAGATGATCCTGTGGGAGCTATTTCCGTACATGGTGTTTGTGGAGCTTTTGGTACAATAATGGTTGGATTCTTAGCAGAAGAGACAGGATTATTATATGGCGGGGGACTAAAGCAACTTATAGTTCAGGTATCTGGAGTTTTATCAGTGTTTTTGTGGACCTCTGTTACTGCCTATATTCTTTTCTCGATAATTAAGAAAACCGTAGGACTTAGAGTTTCCGAAAAGGAAGAAGTAGAAGGACTTGATATAGCAGAGCATGGTTCTGTAGCTTATGGAGACTTTGTAGTAAAATCCTCTTTGGTTAAGTAA
- a CDS encoding AEC family transporter, translating into METFLSAFQAVLEVIIVIAIGYYLSYRGWFNNNTADLYAQIVLNLSLPFSILVNMNLFFTKEDLLNSSKGLIVPFLSILLAYLMGYLLSMLFNIKKERRGLFSGIFSLSNSIFIGLPMSQALFGEIATPYTLLYYMANTTIWWTLGIYGISTDVQKEREKLWKNIRKIFNPPFFGFLFGIFLIFLDIKIPKFIFESFKLIGNLTIPLSLFYVGIIIHEMGFKKFNIEKDTILTFLGRFIISPALVILLSLIIPLPKLMRDVFIIMSAMPAMVNSAIVARIYDGDYEFAVKMITYTTILSIIVMPFLMVLIRII; encoded by the coding sequence ATGGAAACATTTCTTTCTGCATTTCAGGCAGTATTAGAAGTTATAATTGTAATAGCGATTGGCTATTACCTTTCTTACAGAGGGTGGTTTAATAATAATACAGCGGATTTATATGCCCAAATAGTGCTAAATTTATCTCTTCCTTTTAGTATTCTTGTAAATATGAACTTATTTTTTACTAAAGAAGATCTTTTAAATTCCTCAAAAGGATTAATTGTTCCTTTTTTATCTATTCTTCTGGCTTATCTTATGGGATATCTATTAAGCATGTTATTTAATATAAAAAAAGAAAGAAGAGGACTATTCTCTGGAATATTTTCTTTATCAAATAGTATATTTATAGGACTTCCCATGTCCCAAGCTCTTTTTGGGGAAATTGCAACTCCTTATACTCTTCTTTATTACATGGCAAATACGACAATTTGGTGGACTCTTGGTATCTATGGAATTTCTACAGATGTTCAAAAGGAAAGGGAGAAACTTTGGAAAAATATAAGAAAAATATTTAATCCTCCTTTTTTTGGATTTCTTTTTGGAATCTTTCTTATTTTTTTAGACATAAAAATTCCCAAATTTATATTTGAGAGTTTTAAATTAATAGGAAATCTTACCATTCCTCTTTCTTTATTTTATGTAGGCATTATCATTCATGAAATGGGATTTAAGAAATTTAATATTGAAAAGGATACAATTTTAACTTTTCTTGGAAGATTTATTATATCTCCTGCTCTTGTTATACTTTTAAGTTTAATAATTCCTCTTCCCAAATTAATGAGGGATGTTTTTATAATTATGTCTGCAATGCCTGCTATGGTAAATTCCGCTATTGTTGCAAGAATTTATGATGGGGATTATGAATTTGCAGTAAAAATGATAACTTATACTACTATTCTAAGTATAATAGTTATGCCCTTTTTAATGGTACTAATAAGAATAATTTAA
- a CDS encoding P-II family nitrogen regulator: MKKIECIIRPEKLEEVKEALNSIGIKGMTVTQVFGCGFQKGRTEFYRGVEVSINLLPKVKIEMVVPDSEVEKVVDIVVNFARSGNIGDGKIFIYNIEDAIRIRTGERGDKAIF, from the coding sequence ATGAAAAAAATTGAGTGTATCATAAGACCTGAAAAGCTTGAAGAAGTAAAAGAAGCTTTAAATTCTATTGGAATAAAGGGAATGACTGTTACACAAGTTTTTGGTTGTGGGTTTCAGAAAGGAAGAACAGAGTTTTATAGAGGAGTAGAAGTTAGTATAAACTTATTACCAAAGGTGAAGATAGAGATGGTGGTGCCAGACTCTGAAGTAGAAAAGGTAGTCGATATAGTAGTCAATTTTGCTCGATCTGGAAATATTGGAGATGGTAAAATATTTATTTATAACATAGAGGATGCAATTCGTATCAGAACTGGAGAAAGAGGAGATAAAGCTATATTTTAG